The Silvanigrella paludirubra genome contains a region encoding:
- a CDS encoding calcium-binding protein, producing MIKKYYLIAIFTVTSIALQTSCAKKKNESSSNLNSSSETLLNHNYSSILRQNEEIEKNNFNHILNSYENIKNNAEKIKYLEETYKNYKVKIVKILTKNSNTNVKKSGEQDNIQKEIWRLSATFYPIGTSFKEFSSLKEINSEIQNKVYHDLKNNFTRIVDFEKKYQVKINHLLGSDRYKFELTADWLDSTLRFEDLGSLEKTVLNGYHLIWEDKLTSAYRIIRGKSPKSVKSISPLKASKAFILDGFDDLATALESSQLSRKLVYSIQGLVFYPTFIFFVGSGVEGASDQHQELKSELKNLLLESYTQELEIKETIADYVRKDATIPPELVKLNIDNLNFKINVLKQIGKLVKNADSKILTEAAEFMKSQKALLDKKETDLKIQLKEIPDNIKTVLYKIRDISDLNKLNLNTNESLEFLGQLKEFKETQENTLKTYYETKFPGAMTEGGLTSMYYGMLAFESRAILNLIQSFSPNNLSLGFDKVNFVNLLGTLGDTFLAAGQAQMVLGGLVSIGYDIKEMHTISGWIDLINSSSAFGENSSPELKQTKKIMNDFYKRLRVLTGLKSIGNVSLTAGQFAMLLGGPFGFGNNPLTYSGAGATILGVVTKQAFEKMIESKYEFEDAAEGTEEHKIISGDYDLENTEPNKTDPLERIIYRIKRLTELSQKRAQVRVWHKLYSDLKYNTNIEKLIHKTRKNYLSGPGYHDFYLKALDSIFPIIDSTDSTQEPNFIKRQTQIYKDNIDFLNNAKNYLVQAKQSDTSSQNNSKLLFHRYMIQHLSLVKEQIEAKGPAPLAKMEIDIDTDLSQMTTKELSKEIKGIFNYADILGFSDDLERKILSKIIKGDGSILDKGILEKAKDYIQIEKVGSIDNPNKTTVFAGVNSIISFYKNYYLPDFLMQKMIEKPKFIANDATNEKIIYYFDRDKFLSDLDNFSNLNSDKKTILGDILKTIFTSPVDESKLKAKFGSDHRTPIKQIFDGIYKQIVRQDVLRPTLHTTLQQLELYQFTEKMMGGDKSSSNHVKFLKTTANRILTGINGINVGMNILYTPARIQSIALLSREGDHLRASRDSFEMIFDNADLVVDVIRGKHLMQTHPKIFRNLAGGQVVLNLVTAGFSIWQGVDNLIQASRSEGLRKQDHQVAGGIALASAGVSVATVAIMPFTSMAGPIGAAAGFVLMSAQSIYSTVRLHESLTELGVDSQTKGALGAFSLMTFGMQFDHSKVPGVAYASKVKVKENQLIESLKYFNENWEKNKLYFTKIISPGISYYYPYNLRKSTTYSCNMGGCSTSSSGGELLSDKIHHCQTNNIYPENKLRDINFSNQQKYITQNYNKLDNKKYKKMEMPYTPSCFFCGITNYYDDSRYCNAEPQTEKVFLGDALSKFSVMKTFSAKERIPSNVPANIYANLIYVGIDDQFKHGNSVSLIHGEENYKNFFIVNKGQFSYELNGANKDDYFEIRSLAKETDNNKIKISGNDGVDILSLQFLEKENNNRFLFVKHNNRQITKDKNNTNIYNYENKYENIISQFTNIDTQGLPQIENIEHFVGSNYNDFYIGTSEDDFIYGNNGNDKLFGSAGNDVLVGGPGLDYLVGGTGNDTYMITKSDFIENKESYDIINIFKSNTQEQPFYTNNKEEKDIIHTDLDNLGMYRENNDLWIVTKSVELIQKHKLENLGHLKIAKIENFFNVIKENNYNLPIITSKEGYIFVYNPDDIIENINWLNTVMVNPDIKIDHSDIKNINNQISATKGIRLDKLTSLSETLNAIGSAESEIIVGNNKDNVLNGLSGNDYLKGMKGNDILMANLDLSENNNLLELDGGEGEDIYIINLSNTKKSTTPAEIRITEIPEEKNSIVNINLSDYNNTNEISWTAISNLGTINILDKNKTKIFTLKFNNLALPKKINISTANKIYSIDHEILNMHVQNVKKESLEKQGEWFIRNSINDIFKIEDKSNETSKTLIN from the coding sequence ATGATAAAAAAGTATTATCTTATTGCAATTTTTACAGTTACTTCCATAGCACTACAAACAAGCTGTGCGAAGAAAAAAAATGAAAGTTCATCTAATTTAAATTCTTCTTCTGAAACTCTCTTAAATCATAATTATAGTTCAATATTAAGGCAAAACGAAGAAATAGAAAAAAACAATTTTAATCACATTTTAAATTCTTATGAAAATATTAAAAATAATGCAGAAAAAATTAAATATTTAGAAGAGACATATAAAAATTATAAAGTAAAAATTGTAAAAATTCTAACAAAAAATTCAAATACAAATGTTAAAAAATCAGGAGAACAAGATAATATCCAAAAAGAAATATGGAGACTCTCAGCAACTTTTTATCCAATTGGAACTTCATTTAAAGAGTTTAGCAGTTTAAAAGAAATAAATTCGGAAATTCAAAATAAAGTATATCACGATCTAAAAAACAATTTTACCCGAATTGTTGATTTTGAAAAAAAATATCAGGTAAAAATCAATCATCTTTTGGGAAGTGATAGGTATAAATTTGAATTAACTGCAGATTGGCTAGATTCCACTTTAAGATTTGAAGATCTTGGATCCTTAGAAAAAACAGTTTTAAATGGATATCATTTAATTTGGGAAGATAAATTAACATCTGCTTATCGTATTATTCGAGGCAAATCTCCAAAATCTGTAAAAAGTATTTCTCCATTAAAAGCAAGTAAAGCATTTATTCTAGATGGATTCGATGACCTAGCTACCGCATTAGAAAGTTCACAGCTTTCTAGAAAACTTGTATATAGTATTCAAGGTTTAGTCTTTTATCCAACATTTATTTTTTTTGTAGGAAGCGGTGTGGAAGGAGCTTCTGATCAACACCAAGAATTAAAATCCGAATTAAAAAATTTACTTTTAGAAAGTTATACACAAGAATTAGAAATTAAAGAAACAATTGCAGACTACGTTCGTAAAGACGCTACTATTCCTCCAGAACTTGTTAAGTTAAATATTGATAATTTAAATTTCAAAATAAATGTTTTAAAACAAATTGGGAAATTAGTAAAAAACGCAGATTCAAAGATTTTAACCGAAGCTGCTGAATTCATGAAAAGCCAAAAAGCACTTTTAGATAAAAAAGAAACAGATTTAAAAATACAATTAAAAGAAATTCCTGATAATATAAAAACAGTTTTATATAAAATACGTGATATAAGTGATTTAAATAAACTGAATTTAAACACAAATGAGTCATTAGAATTTTTAGGGCAACTAAAAGAATTTAAAGAGACACAGGAAAATACACTAAAAACCTATTATGAAACCAAATTTCCAGGTGCGATGACGGAAGGAGGTTTAACATCCATGTATTATGGAATGCTTGCCTTTGAAAGCAGAGCGATACTAAATTTAATACAATCTTTTTCTCCAAATAATTTATCCCTTGGTTTTGATAAGGTAAATTTTGTAAACTTATTGGGAACTTTGGGTGATACTTTTCTAGCTGCAGGACAAGCGCAAATGGTTTTGGGAGGGCTTGTTAGTATTGGTTATGATATAAAAGAAATGCATACCATTTCAGGCTGGATTGATCTTATTAATAGCAGTTCTGCATTTGGAGAAAATAGTTCACCAGAATTAAAACAAACCAAAAAAATAATGAATGATTTTTATAAACGACTACGTGTTTTAACTGGATTAAAATCTATTGGCAATGTTTCATTAACAGCAGGGCAATTTGCAATGTTATTAGGAGGACCTTTTGGCTTTGGCAATAATCCGCTTACCTATAGTGGAGCAGGTGCTACTATTTTAGGAGTAGTTACAAAACAAGCATTTGAAAAAATGATTGAAAGCAAATATGAATTTGAAGATGCTGCAGAAGGTACGGAAGAACATAAAATTATTTCAGGAGATTATGATCTAGAAAATACAGAGCCAAATAAGACGGATCCCTTGGAAAGAATCATTTATAGAATAAAAAGATTAACCGAGTTATCTCAAAAAAGAGCACAAGTCCGTGTTTGGCATAAATTATATTCTGATTTAAAATACAATACAAATATTGAAAAATTAATTCACAAAACTAGAAAAAATTATTTATCTGGTCCCGGTTATCATGATTTTTATTTAAAAGCACTCGACTCTATTTTTCCAATTATAGATTCTACTGATTCAACACAAGAGCCTAATTTTATAAAAAGACAAACTCAAATATATAAAGATAATATTGATTTTTTAAACAATGCAAAAAATTATTTAGTACAAGCTAAGCAAAGTGATACATCTAGCCAAAATAACTCAAAGTTATTATTTCATAGATATATGATTCAACACCTTAGCCTAGTAAAAGAACAAATCGAAGCCAAAGGCCCTGCTCCACTAGCAAAAATGGAAATAGATATAGACACAGATTTATCTCAAATGACAACAAAAGAACTCTCAAAAGAAATAAAAGGTATTTTTAATTATGCCGATATTTTAGGTTTTAGTGATGATTTAGAAAGAAAAATATTAAGTAAAATAATAAAGGGTGATGGATCTATACTCGACAAAGGAATACTTGAGAAAGCAAAAGATTACATTCAAATTGAAAAAGTAGGATCTATAGATAACCCCAATAAAACAACTGTTTTTGCGGGAGTAAATTCAATTATTTCTTTTTACAAAAATTATTATTTACCTGACTTTTTAATGCAAAAAATGATTGAAAAACCTAAATTTATTGCAAATGATGCTACAAATGAAAAAATAATTTACTATTTTGATAGAGATAAATTTTTATCTGACCTCGATAATTTTTCAAATTTGAATTCTGATAAAAAAACAATTTTAGGGGATATATTAAAAACAATTTTTACTTCACCTGTTGATGAATCAAAATTAAAAGCAAAATTTGGAAGTGATCATAGAACACCGATTAAACAAATTTTTGATGGCATTTATAAACAAATTGTCCGACAAGATGTTTTAAGACCTACATTACATACAACTCTTCAACAACTCGAATTATACCAATTTACCGAAAAAATGATGGGCGGAGATAAATCTTCCTCAAATCACGTAAAATTTTTAAAAACTACAGCAAATCGAATTCTAACTGGAATAAACGGAATCAATGTTGGTATGAATATTTTGTATACTCCTGCAAGAATACAAAGCATTGCTCTTTTATCAAGAGAAGGAGATCATTTAAGAGCTAGCAGAGATAGCTTTGAAATGATTTTTGATAATGCAGACCTTGTTGTTGATGTCATTCGTGGCAAACATTTAATGCAAACACATCCAAAAATATTTCGCAATTTAGCAGGAGGGCAAGTTGTATTAAATTTAGTAACGGCTGGATTTAGCATTTGGCAAGGTGTTGATAATTTAATTCAAGCATCACGTTCAGAAGGATTAAGAAAACAAGATCATCAAGTAGCTGGTGGCATTGCTCTTGCTTCTGCGGGAGTTTCTGTTGCTACCGTTGCTATAATGCCATTTACTTCTATGGCAGGACCAATTGGAGCTGCTGCAGGCTTTGTTCTTATGTCTGCTCAAAGTATTTATTCTACGGTAAGATTGCACGAAAGTTTAACGGAACTTGGTGTTGATAGCCAAACCAAGGGGGCTCTAGGTGCTTTTAGTCTTATGACTTTTGGAATGCAATTTGATCACAGTAAGGTACCAGGTGTTGCTTATGCTTCAAAAGTAAAAGTGAAAGAAAATCAATTAATCGAAAGTTTAAAATACTTTAATGAAAATTGGGAAAAAAATAAACTCTATTTTACTAAAATAATATCACCTGGTATTAGTTATTATTACCCATATAATTTAAGAAAAAGTACTACATATTCTTGCAACATGGGTGGATGTTCAACCAGTTCATCAGGTGGAGAATTATTATCTGATAAAATACACCATTGCCAAACTAATAATATTTATCCAGAAAATAAACTTAGGGATATAAATTTTTCAAACCAACAAAAATATATTACCCAAAATTATAATAAATTAGATAATAAAAAATATAAAAAAATGGAAATGCCATATACTCCATCCTGCTTTTTCTGTGGAATTACTAATTATTATGATGATTCCCGTTATTGCAATGCCGAACCACAAACAGAAAAAGTATTTCTCGGTGATGCTTTAAGTAAATTTTCAGTCATGAAAACATTTTCAGCAAAGGAAAGAATTCCAAGCAATGTTCCAGCTAATATTTATGCCAATTTAATTTATGTGGGCATTGATGATCAATTTAAACATGGGAACTCAGTTTCACTCATTCATGGTGAAGAAAATTATAAAAACTTCTTTATTGTAAATAAAGGACAGTTTAGTTATGAATTAAATGGAGCAAATAAAGACGACTATTTTGAAATCCGTAGTTTGGCAAAAGAAACGGACAATAATAAAATAAAAATATCTGGTAATGATGGCGTAGATATTCTTTCTCTTCAATTCCTTGAAAAAGAAAATAATAATCGTTTTCTTTTTGTTAAACATAACAATCGACAAATTACAAAAGATAAAAATAATACAAATATTTATAATTATGAAAATAAATACGAAAATATTATTTCTCAATTTACAAATATAGACACTCAAGGTTTACCGCAAATAGAAAACATAGAACATTTTGTTGGATCAAATTATAATGATTTTTATATTGGTACATCGGAAGATGATTTTATATATGGAAATAATGGAAATGATAAGTTATTTGGAAGTGCTGGAAATGACGTGTTAGTAGGTGGCCCTGGATTAGATTATTTAGTAGGCGGTACAGGTAACGATACATATATGATTACAAAAAGCGATTTTATTGAAAATAAAGAAAGTTATGATATAATCAATATATTTAAATCAAATACCCAAGAACAACCTTTTTACACAAATAATAAAGAAGAAAAAGATATCATTCATACCGATTTAGATAATTTAGGAATGTACCGAGAAAACAACGATCTTTGGATAGTAACAAAATCGGTTGAACTCATTCAAAAACATAAATTAGAAAATTTAGGACATTTAAAAATAGCTAAAATAGAAAACTTTTTTAATGTAATTAAAGAAAATAACTATAACTTACCAATTATAACATCTAAAGAAGGATATATTTTTGTATATAATCCAGATGATATTATAGAGAATATAAATTGGCTAAATACAGTTATGGTAAATCCAGATATTAAAATAGATCATTCTGATATAAAAAATATAAACAATCAAATTTCAGCAACAAAAGGAATCCGTTTAGATAAATTAACTTCCTTATCGGAAACCCTGAATGCAATAGGATCCGCCGAATCTGAAATCATAGTTGGGAATAATAAGGATAA
- a CDS encoding gamma-glutamyl-gamma-aminobutyrate hydrolase family protein (Members of this family of hydrolases with an active site Cys residue belong to MEROPS family C26.) — protein sequence MKENLIIGLLWDKNSNKGITTPLVRSAIDDFDHHVLEINKDEIGININFLLNELKTFPLRKTLGENLRQLTFRTPPLIPQNRNQNIHDSKKIFPPPIPARPVPLKESHGNASNEFLNYLFSNSNNYINISKIKNYAYTKLNNCNGMILPGGIDIEKYFYQVETEPLDNLLSSDPIRTILELFIINRCVTLGLPLLGICRGCQIINVYFGGTLKNVENENQEDHKKFAIIQKENSRHSIFQNKNHMNAVSMHNQCIDLIGNNLTPTSLSIRNDNNKVVKSIESKTGSLILGTQFHPEFYDDYGSNERIHQRNKYIFEYYFKTCQSYLYKMEINKSIKNRKLS from the coding sequence ATGAAAGAAAACTTAATTATAGGATTACTTTGGGATAAAAATAGTAATAAAGGTATAACAACTCCACTTGTTCGAAGTGCAATCGATGATTTTGATCATCATGTTTTAGAAATAAATAAAGACGAAATTGGAATCAATATAAATTTCTTATTAAATGAATTAAAAACCTTTCCTCTAAGAAAAACATTAGGAGAAAACTTAAGACAATTAACATTCAGAACACCTCCTCTTATTCCTCAAAATAGAAATCAAAACATTCATGACTCAAAAAAAATATTCCCTCCCCCAATACCTGCTAGACCAGTTCCTTTAAAAGAAAGTCATGGGAATGCGAGCAACGAGTTTTTAAATTATTTATTTTCAAATTCAAATAATTATATAAATATTTCAAAAATTAAAAATTATGCTTATACAAAACTAAATAATTGCAATGGGATGATTCTTCCTGGCGGAATTGATATTGAAAAATATTTTTATCAAGTTGAAACTGAACCATTAGATAATTTACTTAGCTCAGATCCAATTCGAACAATCCTAGAATTATTTATTATCAATCGTTGTGTTACTTTAGGACTACCCCTTTTAGGAATTTGTAGAGGCTGTCAAATTATTAATGTTTATTTTGGAGGAACTTTAAAAAATGTGGAAAATGAAAATCAAGAAGATCATAAAAAATTTGCTATAATTCAAAAAGAGAATTCTAGGCATTCTATTTTTCAAAATAAGAATCACATGAATGCTGTTTCTATGCATAATCAATGCATAGATTTAATTGGAAATAATTTAACTCCAACATCATTATCTATTCGAAATGATAATAACAAGGTAGTAAAATCGATAGAGTCAAAAACAGGTTCATTAATTTTAGGGACACAATTTCATCCTGAGTTTTATGACGACTATGGTTCGAATGAAAGAATTCATCAAAGAAATAAATATATTTTTGAGTATTATTTTAAAACATGTCAAAGCTATTTATATAAAATGGAAATAAATAAATCGATCAAAAATAGAAAACTTTCCTAA
- a CDS encoding energy transducer TonB, whose protein sequence is MEYFLYINSKDKEENYLTRVGYSILFHVFLVFAIVLIRQNPVEFIKISVSTNTIQLAAKNAKSNKQTIQKPQEKQIPKEELIKSATMPKQNIQKEIPADTSIPSSQAKSVDNPTPEGQSSNPSKEFYSAESTVDKTAQCTLPEINLSEDATNAGVTSGSVIIEIQINSQGKVTEAKLIKGTGYKIDEIALQAAKLLNCKAAKREQENVGVIKRINWIITP, encoded by the coding sequence GTGGAATATTTTTTATATATTAACTCAAAAGACAAAGAAGAAAACTATTTAACCCGTGTAGGTTATAGCATTCTTTTTCATGTCTTTTTAGTATTTGCTATTGTTTTAATTAGACAAAACCCAGTTGAATTTATAAAAATATCTGTTTCTACCAATACAATCCAGCTTGCTGCTAAAAATGCAAAATCAAATAAACAAACAATTCAAAAACCTCAGGAAAAGCAAATTCCAAAAGAAGAACTTATAAAATCAGCTACTATGCCTAAACAAAATATTCAAAAAGAAATTCCAGCAGATACCTCAATTCCTTCCTCACAAGCAAAAAGCGTTGACAACCCAACTCCGGAGGGACAATCCTCAAACCCAAGCAAAGAATTTTACTCCGCTGAATCTACTGTAGATAAAACAGCACAATGCACTCTTCCAGAAATAAATTTATCTGAAGATGCTACAAATGCGGGAGTTACGAGTGGATCCGTAATCATTGAAATTCAAATTAATAGTCAAGGTAAAGTGACAGAAGCAAAACTGATAAAAGGTACAGGTTACAAAATTGATGAAATTGCTTTACAAGCTGCAAAGTTACTTAATTGCAAAGCAGCAAAAAGAGAACAAGAAAATGTTGGTGTTATAAAACGGATCAATTGGATAATTACTCCATAA
- a CDS encoding glycoside hydrolase family 3 N-terminal domain-containing protein, producing MSLTVRQTIPKKFEKFFYSLPLIEQAGFFLWPSLAAGELNEEEIKLLKLIKPSGTILFKRNMQSFSQSRFLISTLKKNCSRKNSLFKMPFIVSIDEEGGRVSRLPPPFTRGKPALEFAEQNDFEGLQGQILHQVFIAKALGINCLLSPVADILSEPSNLVIGDRCYGRDAEKVTQFSSFVNKVLLKENIYSCAKHFPGHGNTTTDSHKELSISNVTLSQLKNREWIPFKKLIDDEVPFIISAHVIVPSLDEKNPATLSKIILNKYLRKELGFNGLIISDDLRMNAIAEHYKLKRKIESSITEEQSVSLSEDDSFLKKASIDALNAGCDILLSCQSIVREAKIAHAIADKMKADKIFHMKMMEKAWNIFYILTQKTKKKTI from the coding sequence TTGAGTTTAACTGTGCGACAAACAATTCCTAAAAAATTTGAGAAATTTTTTTATTCACTTCCTCTCATTGAACAAGCTGGTTTTTTTTTATGGCCATCGTTAGCAGCTGGAGAATTGAATGAGGAAGAAATAAAATTATTAAAATTAATAAAACCATCAGGAACTATTTTATTTAAAAGAAATATGCAAAGTTTTTCTCAATCAAGATTTTTAATTTCTACACTTAAAAAAAATTGTTCAAGAAAAAATTCCCTATTTAAAATGCCCTTTATTGTTTCTATTGATGAAGAAGGTGGGCGCGTTTCCAGACTTCCACCTCCATTTACAAGGGGAAAACCAGCTCTTGAATTTGCTGAACAAAACGATTTTGAAGGTCTACAAGGACAAATTCTACATCAAGTTTTTATTGCCAAAGCCCTTGGTATCAATTGTTTACTTAGCCCTGTAGCAGATATATTATCTGAACCTTCAAATTTAGTTATAGGAGATCGCTGTTATGGGAGAGACGCTGAAAAAGTAACTCAATTTTCTTCTTTTGTTAATAAAGTTCTTCTTAAAGAAAATATTTATTCATGTGCGAAACACTTTCCAGGTCATGGAAATACAACAACAGACTCTCATAAAGAATTAAGCATAAGTAATGTAACATTATCACAATTAAAAAATAGAGAGTGGATTCCATTTAAAAAATTAATTGATGATGAAGTTCCATTTATCATTAGCGCACATGTTATTGTACCTAGTTTAGACGAAAAAAATCCTGCCACATTAAGTAAAATTATCTTAAATAAATATTTAAGAAAAGAATTAGGGTTTAATGGGCTTATTATAAGTGATGATTTAAGAATGAATGCAATTGCAGAACATTATAAATTAAAAAGAAAAATTGAATCATCTATTACAGAAGAACAATCTGTTTCTTTATCTGAAGATGATTCTTTCTTAAAAAAGGCCTCAATCGATGCATTAAATGCCGGTTGCGATATATTATTAAGTTGTCAAAGTATTGTTAGAGAAGCAAAAATTGCTCATGCTATTGCCGATAAAATGAAAGCTGATAAAATTTTCCATATGAAGATGATGGAGAAAGCGTGGAATATTTTTTATATATTAACTCAAAAGACAAAGAAGAAAACTATTTAA
- a CDS encoding FGGY family carbohydrate kinase, translating into MTNYILSIDEGTTGIQASFFSMNDFSMHGNNKIEFPQIYPRPGLVEHNPNDIWETTLKAIKKSIELAQDSEKNFSISKVTAIGITNQRETCLAWNKKTGEIAGNAIVWQDRRTSEFCDSLKKNESLRKMILKKTGLVCDPYFSASKMRWMLEQYPKAKQWAHTGELALGTVDSYVIWKLTGGVSFVTDHTNASRTMLYNLHTGNYDQELMSLFSIPNNTLPEIKPSIGRFGVTKGIEGLPDGIPITGNLGDQQAALFGQNCVKTGEAKITFGTGAFLLMNTGENIVEADNGLLTTVAYSTPQKRVFALEGSAFIAGAAVQFLRDNFGWVKNSAESAELAMSYPRDEEVLFVPSLAGLGAPYWNPQAKGVLFGLTRGTQQSQIIRAVLESIAMQNVQLLRLMEEISEQKIIRVGVDGGASRNDFLMQLQADILQTILIRPSNIETTSLGAARAACIGVLEEDVTFIKSDIGKEFNSHMPEALANANLYRWLKAVDCVNQFYGS; encoded by the coding sequence ATGACAAATTATATCTTATCTATCGATGAAGGTACCACAGGTATACAAGCCTCTTTTTTTAGTATGAATGATTTTTCTATGCATGGAAATAATAAAATTGAATTTCCACAAATATACCCTAGACCTGGATTAGTTGAGCATAATCCAAATGACATTTGGGAAACAACGTTAAAAGCTATAAAAAAAAGCATTGAATTGGCACAAGATTCTGAAAAAAACTTTTCAATTAGTAAAGTAACTGCAATTGGGATTACAAATCAAAGAGAAACATGTCTTGCTTGGAATAAAAAGACAGGAGAAATTGCTGGTAATGCTATTGTTTGGCAAGACAGAAGAACTTCTGAGTTTTGTGATTCATTGAAAAAAAATGAATCACTCCGCAAAATGATATTAAAGAAAACAGGATTGGTTTGTGATCCTTATTTTAGTGCTTCAAAAATGCGTTGGATGTTAGAACAATATCCAAAAGCAAAACAATGGGCGCATACAGGTGAACTCGCCCTTGGAACCGTAGATAGTTACGTTATTTGGAAACTTACGGGAGGCGTTTCTTTTGTTACAGATCACACAAATGCTAGTAGAACAATGTTATATAATTTGCACACGGGAAATTATGATCAAGAATTGATGAGTCTTTTTTCAATTCCAAATAATACATTACCAGAAATCAAACCAAGTATTGGGCGTTTTGGAGTAACAAAAGGAATTGAAGGCTTACCTGATGGTATTCCCATTACTGGGAATTTAGGTGATCAACAAGCTGCTTTATTTGGACAAAATTGTGTAAAAACAGGCGAAGCAAAAATCACATTTGGTACTGGTGCTTTTTTATTAATGAACACAGGAGAAAATATTGTTGAGGCAGATAATGGGCTTTTAACCACAGTGGCCTACAGCACTCCACAAAAACGAGTATTTGCTTTAGAAGGCTCTGCGTTTATTGCAGGGGCAGCAGTTCAATTTTTACGTGATAATTTTGGTTGGGTTAAAAATTCAGCAGAAAGTGCTGAGCTCGCAATGAGTTATCCAAGGGATGAAGAAGTATTATTTGTTCCTTCCTTGGCAGGCCTAGGTGCTCCTTATTGGAATCCACAGGCAAAAGGGGTTTTATTTGGTTTAACCAGAGGAACCCAACAATCTCAAATAATAAGAGCGGTCTTAGAAAGTATCGCAATGCAAAATGTCCAATTATTAAGGCTTATGGAAGAAATCAGTGAACAAAAAATCATAAGAGTTGGTGTCGATGGTGGTGCTTCAAGAAATGATTTTTTAATGCAATTACAAGCTGATATTTTGCAAACAATATTAATTAGACCATCAAATATAGAAACAACTTCATTAGGGGCAGCAAGAGCTGCATGTATTGGAGTATTAGAAGAAGATGTTACTTTTATAAAGTCGGATATTGGAAAAGAATTCAATTCGCATATGCCTGAAGCCTTAGCGAATGCAAATTTGTATCGTTGGTTGAAAGCAGTAGACTGTGTTAATCAGTTTTATGGAAGTTAA
- the pstS gene encoding phosphate ABC transporter substrate-binding protein PstS produces the protein MTLEFKFLKSFMAISIAISSSNISMASDLITGAGSSFIAPVIYKWSAAYHKETDSKINYQSIGSGAGIKQIENKIVDFGATDMPLTAKELDEKGLIQFPAIIGGIVIITNISGISQGQLILDAKTIAEIYSGQIKNWNDKRIAQLNPGLSLPDKKIIVVYRSDASGTTFNFTYYLNNASKNAWEIGFGTNVSWPTGIMGFGGKGNEGVTNLVKLTSGSIGYVEYSYAMQNKLAWSRMHNAEGNIVPVLETNEFQNEKKVSEAFRKSFQAAALYAEWEKSAGMYVLLANQKGEMSWPMTASTFILIPKKSSQPKKINEVLKFFKYAYTKGDSIAESLDYISIPDKTYKLIQNKWNMEFESEKEKFAISK, from the coding sequence ATGACTTTAGAATTTAAGTTTTTAAAATCATTTATGGCTATTTCAATCGCCATATCAAGCAGTAATATTTCTATGGCATCTGATTTAATAACGGGAGCTGGATCTAGCTTTATTGCTCCGGTAATTTATAAATGGTCTGCTGCCTATCATAAAGAAACGGATTCTAAAATAAATTATCAATCTATTGGTTCTGGTGCTGGAATTAAACAAATTGAAAATAAAATTGTTGACTTTGGGGCGACAGATATGCCTTTGACAGCGAAAGAACTAGATGAAAAAGGTTTAATTCAATTTCCAGCAATTATAGGTGGTATTGTTATTATAACTAATATTTCAGGAATTTCTCAGGGGCAACTAATATTAGATGCTAAAACTATTGCTGAAATATACAGTGGCCAAATTAAAAATTGGAATGACAAACGTATAGCTCAATTAAACCCTGGGCTTTCTTTACCTGATAAGAAAATCATTGTTGTTTACCGCTCTGATGCATCGGGAACAACCTTTAATTTTACATATTATTTAAATAATGCCAGTAAGAACGCTTGGGAAATAGGTTTTGGTACGAATGTATCATGGCCAACAGGAATTATGGGTTTTGGTGGAAAAGGAAACGAAGGCGTAACAAATTTGGTTAAATTAACTTCAGGCTCCATTGGCTATGTTGAGTATTCTTATGCAATGCAAAATAAACTAGCTTGGTCACGAATGCATAATGCCGAAGGAAATATTGTTCCTGTTCTTGAAACAAATGAATTTCAAAATGAAAAAAAGGTAAGCGAAGCGTTTAGAAAGTCGTTTCAAGCAGCCGCATTATATGCGGAATGGGAAAAATCAGCTGGTATGTATGTCTTATTAGCGAATCAAAAAGGAGAAATGTCATGGCCAATGACAGCATCCACTTTTATCTTAATTCCTAAAAAATCATCTCAGCCTAAAAAAATAAATGAAGTTTTAAAGTTTTTTAAATATGCCTATACTAAAGGGGATAGCATAGCAGAGTCTCTAGATTATATTTCAATACCAGATAAAACATATAAATTAATTCAAAATAAATGGAATATGGAATTTGAATCAGAAAAAGAAAAATTTGCAATTTCAAAATAA